One window of Prionailurus bengalensis isolate Pbe53 chromosome B1, Fcat_Pben_1.1_paternal_pri, whole genome shotgun sequence genomic DNA carries:
- the PRDM8 gene encoding PR domain zinc finger protein 8 isoform X2, whose amino-acid sequence MEDSGIQRGIWDGDAKAVQQCLTDIFTSVYTTCDIPENAIFGPCILSHTSLYDSIAFIALKSTDKRTVPYIFRVDTSAANGSSEGLMWLRLVQSARDKEEQNLEAYIKNGQLFYRSLRRIAKDEELLVWYGKELTELLLLCPSRSHSKMNGSSPYTCLECSQRFQFEFPYVAHLRFRCPKRLHSADASPQEEQGGGVGTKDHGGGGGGKDQQPQQQEAPLGPGPKFGKAGPIHHYPAPSPEGSNQPAAGGGGGAKPSTDFHNLARELENSGGGNSCSPVRGLGGGGGGGGGHQEAELSPDGNATGGGKGKRKFPEEAAEGGGGVGLAGGRGRFAERPLTASKEDLVCTPQQYRASGSYFSLEENGRLFAPPSPETGEAKRSAFVEVKKAARAAGLQEDAAADGGGAAAEDQDAGGGGSSTPVAASPAGADKLLAPRPGGPLPGRLEGGSPARGSAFTSVPQLGGAGGNGAGGGAGAGASGGAGGGQGAASDERKSAFSQPARSFSQLSPLVLGQKLSALEPCHPGDGVGPTRLYPAASDPLAVKLQGAADLNGGCGALPSGGGGGLPKQNPFLYATAFWPKSSAAAAAAAAAAAGPLQLQLPSALTLLPPSFTSLCLPAQNWCAKCNASFRMTSDLVYHMRSHHKKEYAMEPLVKRRREEKLKCPICNESFRERHHLSRHMTSHN is encoded by the exons ATGGAGGATTCAGGCATCCAGCGGGGCATCTGGGATGGAGATGCCAAGGCTGTCCAGCAATGTCTAACAGATATTTTTACCAGCGTTTACACCACCTGCGACATCCCTGAGAATGCTATATTCGGTCCCTGCATCCTGAGCCATACTTCCCTGTATGACAGCATAGCTTTCATTGCGCTCAAGTCCACAGACAAGAGAACAGTCCCCTATATCTTCCGG GTAGACACCTCAGCAGCAAATGGTTCTTCGGAAGGTCTCATGTGGCTGCGTCTCGTCCAATCAGCCAGAGATAAAGAGGAACAGAACCTTGAAGCCTATATAAAAAACGGACAGCTGTTTTACCGCTCTCTCCGCAGGATTGCCAAAGACGAGGAGTTACTAGTTTGGTACGGGAAAGAACTGACTGAGTtactcttgctctgcccctctaGATCCCACAGCAAAATGAATG GGTCGTCCCCTTACACATGCCTGGAATGCAGCCAACGTTTCCAGTTTGAGTTCCCCTATGTGGCGCATCTGCGCTTCCGCTGCCCCAAGAGACTTCACAGCGCTGATGCCAGCCCCCAAGAAGAGCAAGGCGGCGGCGTGGGCACCAAGGAtcacgggggcgggggcggtggcaAAGACCAGCAGCCGCAGCAACAGGAAGCGCCCTTGGGCCCCGGCCCCAAGTTCGGCAAAGCCGGACCTATCCACCACTAcccggccccctcccccgagGGCAGTAACCAGCCCGCggcaggcggcggcggcggcgccaaGCCCTCCACGGACTTTCACAACCTGGCCCGGGAGCTCGAAAACTCGGGGGGAGGCAACAGCTGCTCCCCCGTCCGGGGCctcggtggcggcggcggcggcggcggcggccaccAGGAGGCGGAGCTGAGTCCCGACGGCAACGCCACAGGCGGCGGCAAGGGGAAGAGGAAATTCCCGGAGGAGGCGGCGGAGGGGGGCGGCGGCGTGGGGCTGGCTGGGGGCCGGGGCCGCTTCGCCGAGCGGCCCCTGACCGCCTCCAAGGAGGACTTGGTGTGCACCCCGCAGCAGTACCGCGCCTCGGGCAGCTACTTCAGCTTGGAAGAGAACGGCCGCCTCTTTGCGCCGCCCAGCCCCGAGACGGGCGAGGCCAAGCGCAGCGCCTTCGTGGAGGTGAAGAAGGCGGCCCGAGCGGCCGGTCTGCAGGAGGACGCGGCCGCCGACGGCGGGGGCGCGGCCGCCGAAGACCAGGacgcgggcggcggcggctcctccaCGCCCGTGGCCGCTTCGCCGGCAGGCGCCGACAAGCTGCTGGCCCCGCGGCCTGGGGGCCCGCTGCCCGGCCGGCTGGAGGGCGGCAGCCCGGCGCGGGGCAGCGCCTTCACCTCGGTGCCGCAGCTGGGCGGCGCGGGCGGCAacggggcgggcggcggcgcgggcgccGGGGCCTCCGGCGGAGCGGGCGGCGGCCAGGGCGCCGCGTCGGACGAGCGCAAGAGCGCCTTCTCGCAGCCGGCGCGCTCCTTCTCCCAGCTGTCCCCGCTGGTGCTGGGCCAGAAGCTGAGCGCGCTCGAGCCGTGCCACCCCGGCGACGGCGTGGGCCCCACCAGACTCTACCCCGCCGCCTCCGACCCTCTGGCCGTGAAGCTCCAGGGGGCCGCGGACCTGAACGGAGGTTGCGGGGCCCTGCCgagcggtggcggcggcggcctgCCCAAACAGAACCCCTTCCTCTACGCCACCGCCTTCTGGCCCAAGAGCTCCGCTGCCGccgcggcggcggccgcggcggccgcggGGCCCCTGCAGTTGCAGCTGCCCTCGGCGCTCACGCTGCTGCCGCCTTCCTTCACCTCGCTGTGTCTGCCCGCGCAGAACTGGTGTGCCAAGTGCAATGCCTCCTTCCGCATGACCTCCGACCTGGTGTACCACATGCGGTCGCATCACAAAAAGGAGTACGCGATGGAGCCCTTGGTGAAGCGGCGGCGGGAGGAGAAACTCAAGTGCCCCATTTGCAATGAGTCCTTCAGGGAGCGCCACCACCTCTCCAGGCACATGACCTCGCATAATTGA
- the PRDM8 gene encoding PR domain zinc finger protein 8 isoform X1, with protein MEDSGIQRGIWDGDAKAVQQCLTDIFTSVYTTCDIPENAIFGPCILSHTSLYDSIAFIALKSTDKRTVPYIFRVDTSAANGSSEGLMWLRLVQSARDKEEQNLEAYIKNGQLFYRSLRRIAKDEELLVWYGKELTELLLLCPSRSHSKMNAGSSPYTCLECSQRFQFEFPYVAHLRFRCPKRLHSADASPQEEQGGGVGTKDHGGGGGGKDQQPQQQEAPLGPGPKFGKAGPIHHYPAPSPEGSNQPAAGGGGGAKPSTDFHNLARELENSGGGNSCSPVRGLGGGGGGGGGHQEAELSPDGNATGGGKGKRKFPEEAAEGGGGVGLAGGRGRFAERPLTASKEDLVCTPQQYRASGSYFSLEENGRLFAPPSPETGEAKRSAFVEVKKAARAAGLQEDAAADGGGAAAEDQDAGGGGSSTPVAASPAGADKLLAPRPGGPLPGRLEGGSPARGSAFTSVPQLGGAGGNGAGGGAGAGASGGAGGGQGAASDERKSAFSQPARSFSQLSPLVLGQKLSALEPCHPGDGVGPTRLYPAASDPLAVKLQGAADLNGGCGALPSGGGGGLPKQNPFLYATAFWPKSSAAAAAAAAAAAGPLQLQLPSALTLLPPSFTSLCLPAQNWCAKCNASFRMTSDLVYHMRSHHKKEYAMEPLVKRRREEKLKCPICNESFRERHHLSRHMTSHN; from the exons ATGGAGGATTCAGGCATCCAGCGGGGCATCTGGGATGGAGATGCCAAGGCTGTCCAGCAATGTCTAACAGATATTTTTACCAGCGTTTACACCACCTGCGACATCCCTGAGAATGCTATATTCGGTCCCTGCATCCTGAGCCATACTTCCCTGTATGACAGCATAGCTTTCATTGCGCTCAAGTCCACAGACAAGAGAACAGTCCCCTATATCTTCCGG GTAGACACCTCAGCAGCAAATGGTTCTTCGGAAGGTCTCATGTGGCTGCGTCTCGTCCAATCAGCCAGAGATAAAGAGGAACAGAACCTTGAAGCCTATATAAAAAACGGACAGCTGTTTTACCGCTCTCTCCGCAGGATTGCCAAAGACGAGGAGTTACTAGTTTGGTACGGGAAAGAACTGACTGAGTtactcttgctctgcccctctaGATCCCACAGCAAAATGAATG CAGGGTCGTCCCCTTACACATGCCTGGAATGCAGCCAACGTTTCCAGTTTGAGTTCCCCTATGTGGCGCATCTGCGCTTCCGCTGCCCCAAGAGACTTCACAGCGCTGATGCCAGCCCCCAAGAAGAGCAAGGCGGCGGCGTGGGCACCAAGGAtcacgggggcgggggcggtggcaAAGACCAGCAGCCGCAGCAACAGGAAGCGCCCTTGGGCCCCGGCCCCAAGTTCGGCAAAGCCGGACCTATCCACCACTAcccggccccctcccccgagGGCAGTAACCAGCCCGCggcaggcggcggcggcggcgccaaGCCCTCCACGGACTTTCACAACCTGGCCCGGGAGCTCGAAAACTCGGGGGGAGGCAACAGCTGCTCCCCCGTCCGGGGCctcggtggcggcggcggcggcggcggcggccaccAGGAGGCGGAGCTGAGTCCCGACGGCAACGCCACAGGCGGCGGCAAGGGGAAGAGGAAATTCCCGGAGGAGGCGGCGGAGGGGGGCGGCGGCGTGGGGCTGGCTGGGGGCCGGGGCCGCTTCGCCGAGCGGCCCCTGACCGCCTCCAAGGAGGACTTGGTGTGCACCCCGCAGCAGTACCGCGCCTCGGGCAGCTACTTCAGCTTGGAAGAGAACGGCCGCCTCTTTGCGCCGCCCAGCCCCGAGACGGGCGAGGCCAAGCGCAGCGCCTTCGTGGAGGTGAAGAAGGCGGCCCGAGCGGCCGGTCTGCAGGAGGACGCGGCCGCCGACGGCGGGGGCGCGGCCGCCGAAGACCAGGacgcgggcggcggcggctcctccaCGCCCGTGGCCGCTTCGCCGGCAGGCGCCGACAAGCTGCTGGCCCCGCGGCCTGGGGGCCCGCTGCCCGGCCGGCTGGAGGGCGGCAGCCCGGCGCGGGGCAGCGCCTTCACCTCGGTGCCGCAGCTGGGCGGCGCGGGCGGCAacggggcgggcggcggcgcgggcgccGGGGCCTCCGGCGGAGCGGGCGGCGGCCAGGGCGCCGCGTCGGACGAGCGCAAGAGCGCCTTCTCGCAGCCGGCGCGCTCCTTCTCCCAGCTGTCCCCGCTGGTGCTGGGCCAGAAGCTGAGCGCGCTCGAGCCGTGCCACCCCGGCGACGGCGTGGGCCCCACCAGACTCTACCCCGCCGCCTCCGACCCTCTGGCCGTGAAGCTCCAGGGGGCCGCGGACCTGAACGGAGGTTGCGGGGCCCTGCCgagcggtggcggcggcggcctgCCCAAACAGAACCCCTTCCTCTACGCCACCGCCTTCTGGCCCAAGAGCTCCGCTGCCGccgcggcggcggccgcggcggccgcggGGCCCCTGCAGTTGCAGCTGCCCTCGGCGCTCACGCTGCTGCCGCCTTCCTTCACCTCGCTGTGTCTGCCCGCGCAGAACTGGTGTGCCAAGTGCAATGCCTCCTTCCGCATGACCTCCGACCTGGTGTACCACATGCGGTCGCATCACAAAAAGGAGTACGCGATGGAGCCCTTGGTGAAGCGGCGGCGGGAGGAGAAACTCAAGTGCCCCATTTGCAATGAGTCCTTCAGGGAGCGCCACCACCTCTCCAGGCACATGACCTCGCATAATTGA